The DNA window TTTACATGCCAATCTTGATGGAGAGCAAAACGCCGGGTTCATAAACGCCGTAGTAAAGGTGGTGGGGGAACTCCACGACAACGTTCCGTCGCACTCGAACGGGGTTGGTTTTTCCGCAGCCCAGGTCTATTGCAATACCGTCGGTTGTAGGCTCGAATTTGCTATCACAGATTGCGGCTGTGGTATGCTGCATAATGTGCGGAAAGTAGACAAAGCAGTTCAAACTGACATAGATGCGATTGAGTGGTGTCTGGAAAGGCGGCATACTACCGCGAAACCCCTTTCAGGGCTTGAACAGAAAGTACCGGACGATTCCATCATCAGCCCATTTCCGGCTGCCGTGACGACGGTGACATCGTATGATCAGCACCATGTTGGCGAAGGGTTGTGGTGCTTGACGACGCTGATTAGGGAGATTGAAGGGAGTGTATGGATTTGGAGCGGGAACGGTGCATTACTAATCGGCCCAGATGGGACTCGGACGGCAAAAACGACCGATACTAAATGGTGCGGACTTGCGATTGAAATGGAATTGGATTTGGGCAAGGCCCAGGCATTTGACGACGGCGAGTTGTCGCCGTCATTGCAGGAAATTGCTGAAAGGCTCGGACTATGACATTCATTAGTATTGCGAATGAAATTGGAATTGACATTTCGAGTCGGGCTCGCGGCGCCGAGTTGCGCGCGAAAGTCGAACAGCAAATCCGAGCAGGAAATAAAGTAGTTCTGGACTTTGTCGGAGTACGGACAATTAGCGACTCGTTCGCTGATGAGTTGTTCGGCGTCCTCTTGGAAGACTATAGCGATATATGGTTCCGCGAGAACGTAGAAGTACGTAACATAGCTCAGTTTCCGCGCAAAACAATTTTGGGAGCCATTGAGCAGCGCAAGCTCGTGGCCTAATGGCGGATCACTCGCCTTCTTCTATTAGAGTTGCTACATCTCGGGCTGACTCTCCACACTGAGAGCGTCCCGTGTCTTGGTGGCGCCGCAGATTTATATCTCGACGTAGGGGCGGTACGCCGTTCGGTAGAGTCGCCACTCAGACCGAACTAGCACCCGCGACGGCGCAACTTGGAGTCTAAGGTAGCGCGTTCTGCCTTCGGCGGCCGATCAACAAGAACGATGATTTTGACAAGTTACGCGGTCGCCCGTTGACGATTTGACTGTCGAGCATGACCTGGCGTTGGCGCCGGGAAGTACCGCTCACACTAACGATTCGCAACCGGGTGCGTCAAATTTGCGCCCCGGCCGGTAGTGTGTCAGTCTGAAATCACGATTCCCGCTTGGGTGCGGTCAGGCGCTTCCTGGCCTTCTCGATAGCGGCCAAGAATCCGTCCAGTTCGACGCGCCGCAAGATGGTCGATTCATTCAAGTCGATGCCGGGAGTTTCGAGAACTATTACGCCATCAATCATTGCGACTTGCGCGATGAACTTTCCGGCTCGATGGATTTCGGCCACTAGGTCGTCGTATTCTGGCGGGCTGGCGAGAAGGATTTCAAACGGAGGTTCGTTCATACCCCCATGATACCCGGCCGGAGGGTAGCATGAAAAAGCCGCGAGACTGCGGCCGGCGATTCACCAGCCGCTACGCCGCATCGCCCAGAGAATGTCCGCGTTGGCCGCGGCCGAGTTGCCCGCATCGTTCGCCGCCGCATTGGCAACGATCTGCTGCCTTTTCCACCTGGCCAACATGGCGCGACGCAACCGCTTTTCATCGAGCATTGAGGGCTGCCGTCCTGCGCCGACCACTTGCTGCGGCTTGTCGACCGGGACAACTGGCTGCCAGATGGGCGGCTTTTGAATTGCCGCCTGTTGCCTGGCAAGCTGGACCTTGCGTAGTTGCTTCGGTGGCGGCTTAACGCCCTCGGCCTTCCACGCGGCCGCCTCTGGGTCGAAGTTTTTTGGCATGCCGATCCGCTTGGCAAGCTCCTCGTCGGCGCTGGTGGTACCAGCCAGCGACAGCAGCAGCACGGCGAACACGGCGGCGCGGTTCACGGTTTACCTCGGCGATTCGGCTTTGATGTCGGAGGCTTCGGCGGTGCTTTGACGGGCGTCAGCTGCAAGCCCAGGTATTCGGCGAGCCTATCGGCGGTTCGCTCGAGGCGGATGTCCCGATGCCCTTCCGGATCGTCCGAAAGAAAGCGGCTGAGTACGGGCTGGCTAATGCCGCTCTCTTTTGCCAGTTGCCCCATCGATGTTCCCGACTGTCGCATGTGTGCTTTAAGTTGGTCGCTGATGCTCATGGAAGGAATATAACAGAAAGACCCATTCAATACCATTTGACAAAGTAATGTCATTCGGTATTATCCCGATAGAGGTGTGTAAGTCGCGAGTTATGCGGCGCTTCAACCAAATTGGGAAACAATCCGATGATCGCCCCCAGCAATCAACTGGCCCTGATCGCGTTCGAAAAGCCCGAGCAACCTGCGGTGGCGGACATTGCGTGCGAGGACCCAGGCCACGCGGCCGCGGTTCGATTGCTGGCCCTGTGGCTCGCGGACAGGAAATCCGAGAGCACGCAGGCGACGTACTGGTCGGCACTCGAAGATTTCGCCAGGTTCATGGGGGACACAATCGAGGCCGTAACGGCGCGAATGCTCGGCCTAACGAAAGGTTCAGCCACCGCGACACTCGAAGCCTACCGGGCCACGTTGGTGGGCGTTCGCAAGTTGGCGCCCAACACTGTCAACTTGCGGGTCGCGGCAATCCGGTCGCTGTTAGTGAAGGCATACGACCTCGACATGATTTCTTGGCTGACGCGTGTGAAGGGCGTAAAGACAGAGGTTCGCAAGGACAGCCGCGGCCCTGGTGCAGAGAAGGCCCGCGAAATGTTTGCCTTGCTCGGGCGTCGCGACGCCAAGGGGTGCCGGGACCGCGCCCTTTTTCGTTTGCTTTGGGATTTGGCGCTGCGTCGGTCAGAAATCATCGGCCTGGACGTAGAGCACCTGGACACTGACAAGGGCGTTTTATTCGTCAAAGGGAAGGGGAAACGAGAACGTGCCTGGCAAACCCTTCCGGACGAAACCCGTGCGGCCTTGGCGGATTGGCTTGAGCATCGGGGGGCAGAACCCGGCCCGTTGTTCGTCTCGCTGTCGCGACGGAGTAGCGGCCGCCTGGGCGGGCAATCGTTGCATGCTCTCATCAAGGAGTTGGGCCGCCAGGTCGGAATCAAGGTTTGGCCGCACGCTTGCCGGCATTCGTCAATTACGACGGCACTCGACGAAACAAAGGGCGACGTGCGCACGGTGCGGTTGTTTAGCCGCCACCAGTCAATGGAAACTCTGCTACGCTACGACGACGCCCGCCAGGACAAGGCGGGTGGCGTGGCCCGGCAGGTGGCCGCAGTTTTGGGCAGCTGACTCATGATCGATCGGCACCGAGATCTTGAGCGGATTCGCACGGCCTACCATGAGGCTGGCCATGCCGTCGTCTCGAACCATCACGGGTGGCAAGTCGGCCGCGTCTCAATTGTGCCAAACGCCAGTACCGGGGATTGGGGGCACATGCAGCCGAAGCGCGGGCACGTGCCAATCATGGCGCCGGAAAACGCGGCGATTGATATACAGATTTGTGTTGCGGGCCCGCTGGCCGAGGCGATTCACCGGCACGGCCACAGTCGCGTAGAGACGCAGCGCACCGACTGGGCCACGTGCAAGGCACGTGACATCGCTCGTGCGTATCTGCGAGCCAAGACAGTGGTGCATAACTACAACGAGCGAGCGGCCTATCTCGATGGCCAGGCGGCTGCCACACAGGAGCTCCTGAGCCGACTCTGGCCGAATGTCGAGCTCCTGGCCGAGCAATTGCTACAAGTGGAGATTCTCGAGGGCATTGCGTTGTTGCGGGCGTTGTGAAATGTCAGCAGAAAGAGTAATTCTGGCGGTTAGTCAACTCGAGGCGCTATTACATGGCAGTTCAGGTCAATGAGTTGGGAAACCTGCCGCACCACGACGGTCAGCTGGTGCTTAAGGCCGAGCGTGAGGACTTTGAAGTTCAGATTATCCGCCACAGCGAAGGTTATACCGTCTACGGCATCGTTCACGCGGACGACCACGCCACCTTGGTGAATCTTGCAGCTGAGCGCGCGACGCCGGAAGCGGCTCGCGATCTGGCAAGGCGGCTGTGGCGCGAGGGCAAGGACTTTAATGTGTGGGTTGGTGGTGAGCCAGCGTACGAGCGAACGCTGAGGCTAAAGGCACAAAAAGGCCAAGCGGCCGACGAACGGTGATATATGAGCTCCGAAATCCAAACGGGCGTTGTCGACAATGGTCGTCGCGCTCTGGGAGAATGAATATATGGCTGAGCCGGATCGCAGTCCCGATCGAATGGCGGCGGCCTATTATCATGCGGGCTGGGCAATCGTATCGCACTACGTAGGACGCCAAGCCATTGGGATATCGATCGCGCCGAACGCCAGGGGCAAGTACGCGCGCGGCGAGCCGGTCCCCAAGAAACTTCCACCAATGACAACCGACGAAGCGAAACGGGACATAATGGTGTCCCTTGCCGGTGGAATGGCTGAGGAAATGTACAGTGGCGGGACGGAGAATGCAGTCGTGAGCCGGAGCGACTGGCAACGCGCAAGAGGCAACGGACCTAGAAGAGCTTGGTTGGTAGCGGAGCGGGCAATCGTCAACGAGAATGAGCGGAATTCATTCTTGAACGATCTCGCGGCGAAGGTTCATAAGGTTTTGGAGAGCCGTTGGGATTTCGTCAGAACACTAGCGGAAGAGTTGATCTATCAGACGGTCCTGACTGAACGCCAAGTTCGAAAAGAGCTCAGCGACCTTCCACCGGGTGTCACTGACACCCGCTAACGCCTGTTTTGAGTGATTTGTAGGTGTTTCTTGAAACACCGCCGGCCGAGAGAAAAGGCCGAGATATAAAGCACTTATCGGAGATTGCAGGCAAATGCCATCAAGAGTCAGATTGCATCCGAAGACCGATGCGCTATCCAGTTGCGCCACGGGCGCGTAAGGCCGCTTGGTAGGATACGAAGTGGCGAGGGGGCGGACAAGCGCCGCACGGTGCCAGACCGTTTTTGGAGGTCAGGTTGCCCCGTTGGGGAGTACACGCCGCGCGATTTGCGGGTTACGCAGAAATGCCTGAGAGACTTAGGCAGCCGCAGGTTGGCCGACGAAACGTTGCGCGCAGTTTCAAACGGCGTTGCTGCCTGACAGGCCCACGTCGCCGGACCCCGCCCCCATCGCCGGTCGACGGTGGCGGTTGCAAATGTAGCGCATTCGCTCGGCTATCCCGCGGGCGGGCCGGGACGCAAACTGCTACTCGGCGACGTACGGCAGCAAGGCCATGAAGCGGGCGCGCTTAATGGCGCTTGTGACCGCGTGCTGGCTGGCGGCGGTGCAGCCGCTCTTGCGGCGACCGATGATCTTGCCTTGCCGGCTGGTTAGCTTCGAGAGCAACTCCAGGTCCTTGTAGTCGACAAACATCGGCCGGGGCCGCTTGCCATCGACAAAGACCGGGTCCTTCTTCTTGGTGCGACTGCCGAACTTCGAACGTTTCTTGGGGACGAACTTTCCCATGCTCCCGATCCAAAATGGGGTGCGTTATGTCTAGTAGGGCAACCGGATCCACGTCCGCGAGCCCAGATCCACTGGCCCACTGAGGCCCGGATCCATGCTACCTAGTGCCAGCACGGCCCTCGGCAGAACCGCACATGATACCCGAACAACGGGAGGCCGTCAAAAGGCCTTTGGGCGGGGTAGTGGGTGGTGGTAGACTTTGAATCTGAGAAAGTTCGGGAAAGGCACGGGCCGCGCGGTACAATTGGCGGCATGACCAACCCAGCCCTACGATTCCGCTTCGGGCTCCGCAGTTTGCTTATCGCAGTGGCGATAATTGCCATACTGCTGGCCATCTATGGTATTCCCGGCGACGGCGACCGCTGGGAGGCATTGGCGCTATTCGGCAACATGATCGGCGTTGGGCTGATCTTCGTGGCCGCGATCCGCCTTGTCGAAATGTTCGGTGCGCGAGAATGACCCGAGATCACCAGCACAACCCGG is part of the Pirellulales bacterium genome and encodes:
- a CDS encoding STAS-like domain-containing protein, which gives rise to MTFISIANEIGIDISSRARGAELRAKVEQQIRAGNKVVLDFVGVRTISDSFADELFGVLLEDYSDIWFRENVEVRNIAQFPRKTILGAIEQRKLVA
- a CDS encoding helix-turn-helix transcriptional regulator — protein: MSISDQLKAHMRQSGTSMGQLAKESGISQPVLSRFLSDDPEGHRDIRLERTADRLAEYLGLQLTPVKAPPKPPTSKPNRRGKP
- a CDS encoding tyrosine-type recombinase/integrase, translated to MIAPSNQLALIAFEKPEQPAVADIACEDPGHAAAVRLLALWLADRKSESTQATYWSALEDFARFMGDTIEAVTARMLGLTKGSATATLEAYRATLVGVRKLAPNTVNLRVAAIRSLLVKAYDLDMISWLTRVKGVKTEVRKDSRGPGAEKAREMFALLGRRDAKGCRDRALFRLLWDLALRRSEIIGLDVEHLDTDKGVLFVKGKGKRERAWQTLPDETRAALADWLEHRGAEPGPLFVSLSRRSSGRLGGQSLHALIKELGRQVGIKVWPHACRHSSITTALDETKGDVRTVRLFSRHQSMETLLRYDDARQDKAGGVARQVAAVLGS
- the rpsR gene encoding 30S ribosomal protein S18 yields the protein MGKFVPKKRSKFGSRTKKKDPVFVDGKRPRPMFVDYKDLELLSKLTSRQGKIIGRRKSGCTAASQHAVTSAIKRARFMALLPYVAE